The window aaataatttgaGTTACTTCCTGAATTGCgtatagcattttttaaattgatcaCAATCGCGCATTATTTatcgtaataaattttaactgattGAAACACGTATATTAATACGATATTAATCGACCAGTATCACAGGTAAACCAAAAATGTTTGGCATACAAGATAATATCACAATTTATCTATGCGGCATTCCaatgaaaatataaacaaaaaattttatattttgtatgtTCCTTTTCGAGGATcgaagaaatttaatagattGATCAACATTTACTTTAATGATTAATGCATGTTTCGTTTTGCTGGTCGTGTCGACAAACAATAAGTCAATTGGTTGGAAAATTGGTTTCTTACATCAATTTACTAATCTTAACACacgtttcaattaaaaaaattcttaattttaacaCTATAAAAAcactaatagaaaaaattaattgagaaTAATCAAATTCGTCTAAGTTGATAACGCAACAgttaaatataacaaatgGTGAAGCAAAATTTAGAGAATGTAATGcccttgaaaaaaatatattaactaccatttaaaatatttgagagGAGTTCTGCGGAGTAAAGGGTTGAAAGAGGGAGGCTCCATAATAAAGCCGATATGTTCCGGTGACTTTTTTAATCAATCCCTTTTCGAAAGTAGAGGGATGGCAAGTTTATAAATTGACACCCAACAAACATATACATGTTATACATACCCATATACTTTTTCTTGCGTATCTCTCAATTAACAATACtgacaaaaaattcttcaattgCTGTCATAGATATTTTACACCAAATTGACAGGTTagttaatggaaaaacaagGACGTAGTAAATTTGTCAAGCTCAGGTCTCCATTTCGTCATAACTTCAAATAACTTTAACAAGCGTGTTATGCATTAAACTagaacaatttattttccatgtaAAACGAATGAGGTAACTGTCAAATTCCTAGATAGTACTTTAATAGATACAATGCAGTGGGCAAAGTTGTTGATGGGTATTTGCAAATAAAGCACGCCGACATTTcagaaaatatgttattttgcgtaaaaatgaaaatacaataattaattctgATCACTATAACAAACGTTTTTTGCAACGTTCAGATAAAATAAAAcgcaaaaagttttattattaaaaataatatttacatcaaTGTGGCAAAAGATAAAAGtgtttaaattacaatttcaaaataataaatgatcgATAAGTAGATAAAACAGTCCGTTTTAACACCAAAAACAAAGACAAAATCCTGGTTAAGTCTACCTGCATTCTCAAACTACTTTATAGTAATACAATCTATTATTACGTAATGTGAGTTTGTAGCACCTTATAAGTTTTATTCAACGAGCTTCCACTTTCAAATAGGCATCGTCATAGAAGTTCTTCAATTGGCTCTAAAAAATACCATAGaaacaaaagtaaatttacatttaaaatggaGAATTCATTCCCAGTTTTGTTCCAAAATCCAATCTTGCCCGCTTCAAGAACCTCTTATTCGCcctgcaaaatgaaaaatgcaaacGTCAGTATGTTTTTGAAAGCAAAATCAGGATAATAGCTCTATGtcagttttatgtaaaatctAAAACTTCTCTGAGGATATAAATTTCTGAATATCGTAACACACACTCACATAATTTCCTGTTTTTTCACCACttcatttatgaaaaaaatcgcaaacGGAGACATAGCCCCAAAAAGTATCACCCATAAAGGAATATCGTACTGAATTTCGTTTAGTTCGTTATAAATTAAGCTCCTGTATGTCACTAATGTGTAAAAACTCTGCAGAAATACTCTGAAAAATACGACGGAATTTTAAGGCTCCACTTAATGAATTAAAACTTACAGTATAAAAATAGTCGCCAACCAAATTAAGTTGCTATGTGGCGATTTTCGATATATCAATCTATCTCTATGTACAAATCCGACGGAAATAACAACtgaaaataattgcaaatatgCTATGGTCGATTCACTTATTTGCTGCTTACCAAAATGTAACAAAAGAATGAAAATAACAATCAGTCTTGCAGTTAAAAGAGTCCAGCTACCTTCCTCGAAACCTCCCACATCATATCCACCAGTTATATTCCTATAACCAGTGggattgtaaaaaaaaacgcacctataaaaaaaatgttaacaaaaacCATGTGAATCTTTTGAACTCACCTGCAGGGCCCTAAATTAGTAGTGTACGGTTCTGAACACATTTGTTTACAATGACTGGCCAAAATGCCGGCGTAGCACACCAAAACGGTGGCCACAGTTGGCAGGAACTTGATCCCATAGCACCACATAATATACATAGTGGCctaaatcaatttattatttttcagtaaaataaacaattttatgcCGTGATGACACTTACATCCCATCGAAATCCGGCCTGAATTTTACCCTGTGGTTGTTTCATAACTTCAGGGTCAATGGGAGTGATAGAGAGCGCAATGCTTATGGCAGGAGCGACTACTGCTGCCAACCACAAATTGTGGCCAGTCGTCATCAGTTCTGGAAGCATTAAGCACACTGCGGCCACTTGTATAAAGCTTAAGATAACGCAGCAACAGAGCCAGTATTGCACTGAAAACCGAAGAAAACTCGatgggaaaaaatgaaaattaagtagctataaaatattagtataccctaaacaatttttaaaaaatcatttttttacataatttaaaaattgaattattttattagatgAAAGTTAGTAAACCTTGAAGATGCTTAAAATCCCCACTAACCTGAACTCCACAAAGTTGAGGCAAAATTCCGAGCTTCCATTATCAAATGATATATTGATATGGGATCAGAACGATTAATAGTTAATGAACAGGCAATTGAGTTCAACATTGAGGACAGTTCTGTTGGATTGAGACCACtagatttctttaaaacttcCATTTTCTGGCACACCTGCGGGTACAACGGCTCCACTGAAATCCtagaaacaatattttctaaacctcaattttatcaaactcTAAATCTCAATGAAGTACAAGAAATTTAGTTAAGAAATACAGTTCATCACTTAAATGTGTATTTGTGTGTCTAGCTTAGATCCGTGAACTCGAAATATAATGTAACTTACCCGTTAATGCAAAAGAGAGTTTCCAAAATTCagaatgtattttttccactatttTAATTAGGTAAAACTGTCCTATATTTCAACTTCAAGAATGTGTAGTAGAGTTTTGTAAATACAGACGTCGTAGGGAGACCCTTTATATGTAACTTACGCTGCATCTGCTTGCATAAATATACCCGCATTATCACAGTTTTGGGACGATCCGAAGATGCATACAACCTCATGATAATCTTGCATAATCCTTAGCATTTCTCTTGTAGCTGTGGGTGTACAATCCGTGAACAAAGAGACGAGAAGCGGCACATTGTCTATCAACTCGATGTGTGGTCGGATTTTGTCGATTCCACGAGGTAATTTCGCCTAAAATAGACCAATTGCAGGCACTATACAAAGAGGAAGCTGctccattttaataaatgttttaggaaagagaaaatttattatacaaaatggatttttatatttcacatTAATAGCCGTTCAATCCGTCTTACATCAAacgattattcaaatttaagtaaattttaaattattaactttgaAGTTGCaacaatattataaaaattcatttaattaataataatagtttttgtgTCCTGATAAATTTACTAAAACAGATATGCCTCCATTTTAAATCAGTTTGACACAAACACATACTCGATTACTCATGTCGAAGTTAATAGGGGCACTTTGCTCAGTACTGTCAGTCAAACAGCTAAGAGACTGCCAGTCGTGGGTGGTACTCTCAGCGTGCACTGGAACACTTTCTTGACTGGTGACGTCGTCTTGATTCTCGCTTTGACGACGCCCTACATGGAACTTCTCCACTTCAGTGTCAAACTTAACTACAGAATGATCCAAGTTTATGGCACTTGGAGCTGAAAAGCTCATGGTACGGGAAGATTCGAGATTACTACAAAGGAAAGATACCATTGGAATGTACAGTGTGTCCCAAAGTTAATGTTCACAGACATTTCATCTaccttttcaaaaatgaactaGCGCCCTTTATTTTTgggaatattttgaatacCCGGTAACAGAAAATGGCTACATCCTATAACATTTTTGCTAtttcatatataaaaattgaaatttgtatcACTTATGCAACATAATGTTAAGAATTGttctgaataatttttgaacgcTACATTATTTACAGATAATAAGTGACCATGACTattgctttttaaatattttctttttcatttttgccatATTAATCTATCTACCATAGGGCCATTTTGGAAATGTAATAACACAAACCAAACAGGTAAATTAAATAACCAAAAACCACACAATATTGACACAAGTACACCAATTCACAAACTATACAACACAGTCAATTATACCTATTGTCGATTAAGCGCGctttttcatcaaaaccgTAACCAGCTGCATCCGTTTTGACTGTATTGGCAGGGGATGAATCCAGACTCATCACCTGCGTGCCGCTTTCCGTCCTATACCCCCGATTTACATTCCATTCACACAGCAAGAGAGCACAGCGAGTCAACAGACAGAGCGGAAAGGGAAGAAAATTGCACAGGTTAGTTTTAATAGGTTACAAGGGTAGCTATTGTAATTGGAAAGTCTAATTTTTCAAACGCGATGTACCGGGTGTcgcaaattcatttaaaatttaaaaaatccattataaaaaattttaaatatggctAGAAGTTGcgtaatttaaaacttgatgAATTGTCAATACTTTCAGAAAAGTCcacgaaaattgaatttttaaaattttatttctagacTTTCAGATTACACTCGAAAATGATAGAAAGGATAACAGTGGGGAAACATGCATCGAGCAGTGgcatatttattatacatatCTACATCATGCAAGGAATCACATCAAAAATGTGagaatatatataaattctgATTGAGTCTCCCTGGATATATAAAGATGTATACATattcatatataaatatataggTTCTAAGACTTCTTGTACCTTTACGAATCTATTTTTCATGCTGTTACATACATATCCAAAATCCCTCGTCCGACCatgcataaaatttaaaaaatatacgcaCCTATTCCTATCGCTCAACAACGAAATATGGCAATTCCATCCACTTTCCAGGCCCATTTTCTCATTGAAAACTCTGGATCTCAATTCGTTCTCCTTACTAAAATGGACGAACCGAATACAAGCCCTCTCTAACTGCTCAATTAATTGAAcctgaaaatttttgtaactgacagaaaaacagaaattttaatatacacaCATACCATATCAGCTAGTGCTTGATATTGCATTGTAACCATACCAATAAAAATCTGATTGCACTGCATTTGAAAGCAACTCTCTGCATCTGATACATTAGCACCCACTAGGTAATCATTGTATAGGAGAGAATCTATAAGGAAGgtaaatgagaaaaaacaGGGGTATGTAAGGTACCCTAACCAGTACTAAAAAACTgagtgtttttattaattttaggtTCCAGCACACTTTTACAATCCCAGTGAGCTGGTGTAGGACTTCGATGGTTCACATAAAGGTGTCTGCTGTCACTGGGTAACTCCAGATAAACCTCACTAAGTTTGTCACTTACTGATCTTGACAGAGgcctaaaaatttgaattagttAAAGATCTTAAATTTGTGAATTAATTTTCAGACCTATAGGCAAACGCTGTGCAATAAGCTGTGAGACTGCTTCTCTGGTAAAAATCCTGAATTTTCTTCCTATCAGAGTGGCTGAGAGGGCACAAATCCATGCCGTCCCAATAATCAACGCAACAATCCAAAACAATATCAGCAGTGCCTTCactaaaaaaaccattaaatatCCGAAATGGACTGCCGGAAAGTTCCTACCTTAAAAGTTGCATGTTGCCACTGCACAACTCTCTCACCACAACGGCAAATGCATGGGGGAATGGGAACTTCAGACGGGTAGATAATTGCAAACTTCGAGCGTATTTATTGTCCCTTCTCACCATTTCAGGTTGCTGAAATCCCATAGGTCCATAGTATACTCCTTATAATTAATAGTTCATATTTTTGACATCGGATTGCACAAAGCAAAAGTTTGAGAAGTTGAAtcttaattgattttgataCTATCTCAactgcaaaatttttcatatatctATCATATTAATTCGTTGTTGCATATGTAAGTGTTAAGGttgtgttaaataaaatgcaaaacttccataacttttcttttcattcgaataaaatatactAGTAAACCCCAAAATTTACCTTACCAAGTGCCTAAACACTGACAACTGCTGTTccaactgaaatattttctgcGCCTGATCCACAAACCCAATTTCCTTGGCCAATTCACACAAACATCTTCGATTACTTACGGGTACCAAGTTCTCATTATACATGGCTTCACATGATATATGAGcgcaaaaatttgaataattctcCTATAACACACACTGCGATTAgctatcaaaaaatttttaattgctttctTAATTACTTGAGTATCAATATGGCAAGTGTTGAGTAAAATTGCCAATCCCAATGGTTTCAAGGAGGGCAAGTATTTCTGCCAATTTTTGTCATCAAAATGTAATCTAAATGGATCATTATGGTTGTGGGTGAGATCTAGCACTTCAGCTGCAGCAGATACAGGGCTGCTATGCGAGAAGTTAAGATTACCCACAGGTTCAGAATGGTCTGTGTTGATGTCGTTTACATTGTCTAAACTTGTTTCGGAGTCACTTGAATTATTATCCTTATTGTTCAAGAAAAACACTTTCTCTGCTGTAGGATTTGGCCATGAGAGAATCCCTTTTTTATCTACACAACCTAAAGCCTTGAGGAAAATCCTCATATCgcccaaaaatgtttaattttaattatctatTAACTTACAGTTACGCAACCTAAGACATGCAATATATTGGCAGACCTGCACAGAATATGGGGCCTTCCTCtgcaaatatctaaaaaattcctGTACATTTCTTTATAGCCAACTTTAAAATCCTCATGGTACTCAGTGTGCGTATCAGCGTCCTCCTCTAAAGTAttgtatttgttttcaaatgaTCTTGTAgcatcaaaaattgttttaaatctgTAATCATAATAACTTCATCaactgaaaaaatttgaaattgaggGATTACCTGGCCATGCCGacataattggaaaaattccatACTAAAGGAAAAACTATGGGCAGTAGAGGTAAAATAGCATTACTGGGACttataaaaaacatatttgcaAGGGAATAGTGTCCCAAATATTGACGGAAATAGAAATATCTGTAATAATACTAATTTAAAGAACTCTGCCGATAAATAAAATCCAAACCAACCTAAAAGCATTGGCAATAAAAACTATAACAAACATGGCAGGCAAAACTATACACTCAATGACTCCAACCATAACAAAATGCCTTTGCTGGTTGTGTTGCGTTATGGGTCTATCTAAAGCTTCTTCCAAAGACAATTTAAGGTTGTATAAATAAGGGGTTTCCAAAAGcctaaaattgcaataatattTAACTATTCTCACTCACTTTGCTAATTTTAATACCTATATTTCTTGGCCTCTAAAGGCTTTCTAGCCTTAGGTGCACTGAAGATTTCATTAGCATTTTGCAAAGAAGGAGCGAATATTTCTTTGGCATGTAAGAGAGGATATTCTGTCTGTTTATCTAAAGCTTCACAATAACCAGGGCTAACTTGGCCTGGCCTtactaaaacaaaatataattataaaactAACGCACCATTTAATTCAGGTCAATAATAAGTACCTAAAATAATGTCATCCTTAACTAGTAGGGACCAAGGCAAATTAACAAGCTTTCCATCGCGGTAAGTCCATTGCAAAGTAATACAGGGAGAGAAAGGGGTGTATAAATTAGGATAGTTTTCAGACTTCCAGTTGATGTAGTTGACTTCTTTTTTGATCTTGTCTAACACTAACTGAACCCTACTAGGAATCTATAATCAaggataaatattttgtttaaatcaatGATGAAATGAAACCTTTCACCTCATTGTGTCTTAACTTATTGTCATAAAACTCAAtggttaaattaataatcaggagaataaaaataataaaagcttCATAAAGTTCTACATTGTCCCCATCTAACAGGTACCCTAAAACAAGAGCTATTGAAGcccataattgaaaaaatgctgATATCCAATTGATGGTTGAGTGCTTGCTTTTGGCACGCAAAGTGTCTCGAATCCATGCCCAGCTCTTTACTTTCctgtaaataaaacatgacATTAAAATAAGGAAGTATATAACAATTGCTATGGtgaatttatgttaaaattagATCCAACCCTCATACTGCTCCTAATTTAGGAACTTTAGTAACCTATTTTAATACCCCAATGCTACACACATATGctttacataacttaaatgaAAACTAAAGCTCTATAGAAGTGCACTTATattaatggtaaaaaaataatacagaaCAATAATCATACACAAGAGTTAATTACCTGGATTTCTGAGAATATTTGAATTGCTGCAATACCGCGTCTACTTCCACATATAACTTGTTTAAGGCGTCCCTAGTGCTGAGGCCAAGCTCCTCTTGGATATTTTGATCCATTTTAAGCCATTATCAGTGTACTTGAAccctaaaatattatttgaatataCAAATAAAGCggtaattaattagtaattatataaaaaaaataatccggGAATggatatttattgaaattttgacgtTTACCGACCTACTGTAACGCCACCGTGGTGCTAATATAAGCTTATACAACCGCCgattgttattaaattgaaaacaaagtCACTTATGTAGACAAACGTAGATATGACGCGATATagtgaaaaaaatgtgttgcAGCGGGgaatgtatatttattttatggtttGTATAGATCAATCTTAGAAATAagaattatgaaatta is drawn from Euwallacea fornicatus isolate EFF26 chromosome 7, ASM4011564v1, whole genome shotgun sequence and contains these coding sequences:
- the l(2)k05819 gene encoding transmembrane protein 94 isoform X2, producing MDQNIQEELGLSTRDALNKLYVEVDAVLQQFKYSQKSRKVKSWAWIRDTLRAKSKHSTINWISAFFQLWASIALVLGYLLDGDNVELYEAFIIFILLIINLTIEFYDNKLRHNEIPSRVQLVLDKIKKEVNYINWKSENYPNLYTPFSPCITLQWTYRDGKLVNLPWSLLVKDDIILVRPGQVSPGYCEALDKQTEYPLLHAKEIFAPSLQNANEIFSAPKARKPLEAKKYRLLETPYLYNLKLSLEEALDRPITQHNQQRHFVMVGVIECIVLPAMFVIVFIANAFRYFYFRQYLGHYSLANMFFISPSNAILPLLPIVFPLVWNFSNYVGMARFKTIFDATRSFENKYNTLEEDADTHTEYHEDFKVGYKEMYRNFLDICRGRPHILCRSANILHVLGCVTALGCVDKKGILSWPNPTAEKVFFLNNKDNNSSDSETSLDNVNDINTDHSEPVGNLNFSHSSPVSAAAEVLDLTHNHNDPFRLHFDDKNWQKYLPSLKPLGLAILLNTCHIDTQENYSNFCAHISCEAMYNENLVPVSNRRCLCELAKEIGFVDQAQKIFQLEQQLSVFRHLQPEMVRRDNKYARSLQLSTRLKFPFPHAFAVVVRELCSGNMQLLSEGTADIVLDCCVDYWDGMDLCPLSHSDRKKIQDFYQRSSLTAYCTAFAYRPLSRSVSDKLSEVYLELPSDSRHLYVNHRSPTPAHWDCKSVLEPKINKNTQFFSTDSLLYNDYLVGANVSDAESCFQMQCNQIFIGMVTMQYQALADMVQLIEQLERACIRFVHFSKENELRSRVFNEKMGLESGWNCHISLLSDRNSNLESSRTMSFSAPSAINLDHSVVKFDTEVEKFHVGRRQSENQDDVTSQESVPVHAESTTHDWQSLSCLTDSTEQSAPINFDMSNRAKLPRGIDKIRPHIELIDNVPLLVSLFTDCTPTATREMLRIMQDYHEVVCIFGSSQNCDNAGIFMQADAAISVEPLYPQVCQKMEVLKKSSGLNPTELSSMLNSIACSLTINRSDPISIYHLIMEARNFASTLWSSVQYWLCCCVILSFIQVAAVCLMLPELMTTGHNLWLAAVVAPAISIALSITPIDPEVMKQPQGKIQAGFRWDATMYIMWCYGIKFLPTVATVLVCYAGILASHCKQMCSEPYTTNLGPCRCVFFYNPTGYRNITGGYDVGGFEEGSWTLLTARLIVIFILLLHFVVISVGFVHRDRLIYRKSPHSNLIWLATIFILVFLQSFYTLVTYRSLIYNELNEIQYDIPLWVILFGAMSPFAIFFINEVVKKQEIMANKRFLKRARLDFGTKLGMNSPF
- the l(2)k05819 gene encoding transmembrane protein 94 isoform X1, whose translation is MDQNIQEELGLSTRDALNKLYVEVDAVLQQFKYSQKSRKVKSWAWIRDTLRAKSKHSTINWISAFFQLWASIALVLGYLLDGDNVELYEAFIIFILLIINLTIEFYDNKLRHNEIPSRVQLVLDKIKKEVNYINWKSENYPNLYTPFSPCITLQWTYRDGKLVNLPWSLLVKDDIILVRPGQVSPGYCEALDKQTEYPLLHAKEIFAPSLQNANEIFSAPKARKPLEAKKYRLLETPYLYNLKLSLEEALDRPITQHNQQRHFVMVGVIECIVLPAMFVIVFIANAFRYFYFRQYLGHYSLANMFFISPSNAILPLLPIVFPLVWNFSNYVGMARFKTIFDATRSFENKYNTLEEDADTHTEYHEDFKVGYKEMYRNFLDICRGRPHILCRSANILHVLGCVTALGCVDKKGILSWPNPTAEKVFFLNNKDNNSSDSETSLDNVNDINTDHSEPVGNLNFSHSSPVSAAAEVLDLTHNHNDPFRLHFDDKNWQKYLPSLKPLGLAILLNTCHIDTQENYSNFCAHISCEAMYNENLVPVSNRRCLCELAKEIGFVDQAQKIFQLEQQLSVFRHLQPEMVRRDNKYARSLQLSTRLKFPFPHAFAVVVRELCSGNMQLLSEGTADIVLDCCVDYWDGMDLCPLSHSDRKKIQDFYQRSSLTAYCTAFAYRPLSRSVSDKLSEVYLELPSDSRHLYVNHRSPTPAHWDCKSVLEPKINKNTQFFSTDSLLYNDYLVGANVSDAESCFQMQCNQIFIGMVTMQYQALADMVQLIEQLERACIRFVHFSKENELRSRVFNEKMGLESGWNCHISLLSDRNRTESGTQVMSLDSSPANTVKTDAAGYGFDEKARLIDNSNLESSRTMSFSAPSAINLDHSVVKFDTEVEKFHVGRRQSENQDDVTSQESVPVHAESTTHDWQSLSCLTDSTEQSAPINFDMSNRAKLPRGIDKIRPHIELIDNVPLLVSLFTDCTPTATREMLRIMQDYHEVVCIFGSSQNCDNAGIFMQADAAISVEPLYPQVCQKMEVLKKSSGLNPTELSSMLNSIACSLTINRSDPISIYHLIMEARNFASTLWSSVQYWLCCCVILSFIQVAAVCLMLPELMTTGHNLWLAAVVAPAISIALSITPIDPEVMKQPQGKIQAGFRWDATMYIMWCYGIKFLPTVATVLVCYAGILASHCKQMCSEPYTTNLGPCRCVFFYNPTGYRNITGGYDVGGFEEGSWTLLTARLIVIFILLLHFVVISVGFVHRDRLIYRKSPHSNLIWLATIFILVFLQSFYTLVTYRSLIYNELNEIQYDIPLWVILFGAMSPFAIFFINEVVKKQEIMANKRFLKRARLDFGTKLGMNSPF